The genome window TTGTGTGGAAAAAAGACGAAAAAACCCTTACTGTCGCGCCACCCAAAACATAGAAGAGTACGAGGGCACAAAAATAAGGGGGATTTTCTTCAGCAAAGCGTAGCTTTCTGGAATTGCTCTCTTCacatacattttttttttattttggtttgttctGACACTACTTTCATGTAGGGTCCACAAAAAGTCCCAAATAAGAAAACATAGTGAAATAAAGCTGAAACATTAAAGGAAACGCCGAAAAGCCAAGAGAACCacaaaaaaatgaacaTTAGCAACGCAATAAAACAATACCTgcaacaaacaaataaacgAAATACATTAAACCAACGCATAGAAAAGGACCAAATAAGCTTCACCTTATAGGAAAATGAAGTGCATATTAAATTAACAGATTAAAGGGTACAGTAATAATCACACATATACACCTCCGaaaataaaggaaatatcaataaaaaaaaaaggacaCTAAAGCTTTTGGAAATACATCCGAGTTCTTGCTTTCTAGTAAAgtagaaacaaaaactcaGACTTACATCAAAAAGGCAATGGCACCGGCGACAGCAGCACCAGCCAAAGAGGAACCAACAGCGTTTACAGCGGCACCTGGGGCAGCGTTAGTACTTGAACCGTTAGAGCTGTTATCTTTAGCAGAGGCAACAGATACCATAGCAGCGGAGATCAAAGCGAAAGTTGTCGAGAATTTCATCGTTAGTTTATTAATGGAATGGGGTGGAGGTgattagtattagtattagtattagtattagtacGAATATTACTGAACTActgtttttgaaaacaactattatataaaatatatataagttCTAGTAAAGAACAATTAAGAGTGATTTGTAAACGTTTAGAATacttcttgttcaagtgCTCACTTTATATACTTGAAATCCTGTACCAATGTCAAGACTAAACAGGACACAAAAgagcaaaaaaagaataatcagaaagaagtaacacaataacaaaacgcagaaaaaaaggtacaCTGTAGCAACAGCCTATAAATTACTAGTTTTCTATCAATAGTAATTTAAAAACGCCTAGAAAGGTTCGGACCACTTGTGGCAATAGGCACATATTAGGGACTCTAAAATATAACGCAACTACATTAAAGAAACTCTGAAGAATGTTGTTGTACTTACCTCTCTACGAACTAACTACGCGTTTTTACCTTAAAGCTGTTCAGTGAGCCTTTTACTGGCGTTGTACACTAAAcataaaattgaaagaagtgTCTGTGGTTGATTATCTTACGAAGTAAAACGCCGCGTTCGGCATGGGTACTCACATAGACAGGCTTGGCTTGTTGTGGAGGTGCGTTAAACAAGTTCTAGTCAAGAAAAGGACAACTGTATCCAAAAATAGAGAAATAGGCTTGTACGTTTATCGTGTGGCTGAGCTCATTATTGTGCTTCAAAGACGTATATATTTTAGAAACGGGTAAGGCGCACCAATAGTTTtactaaaaaaaacaccacAACAAATAGTATTTACATTTCTGAATATGACTGATGCATTATCATGTAGGAAAGAACGAAgtaaggaagaaagaaagatcagCGTCCTGAGAGGAATATCACGAGTATTGCACTGCGACTTTTCTACGGATGGaccgaaaagaaaatgatgacACAACAAGTCctgtacttcttttttccacCGACAAGTTAAAGAACAACCTATAAGGCCACACCGGTGCTTGTGTTTTATTTACCTTTTACCTTTTCCTTTTAACTCACAGAACCCTCAAGACAATACTTcggcttcttctttttaatcCTCTACATATTTCCTTTACTTTGCTCAATAACGATGCCTCTATTTTCGTATTACAAGCTCTAAGGAACGTgtcaaaagaaaagaaagtagCTGATTAGTACTCCCTTCCCCATTAATAAACTGTAGCGTCCCATTTTAGCAATACGGTAACTCTTTTGATGGCATACTTCCTGTTATTTATTAGTCCTAATACATACGTATGTTCGTGGTAAGGGCTGACTACCAGAAGGAGAAAGCGTATTGTGACATAAATCTTCTTTGTAACAAAAATTTAATTGGTTctatttttggttttgttaaCCTGTTTGATGATAGAATATTTTCCCCTTTAGCACTACTTTAATGCTCGTTGTCGTGTTTTTGTGTTGTCAACAATGGTActtattgttttgttttattttgccAAGACTTTTCCAGTAAGTTTAACACATACAAAACCATGGTAacggttttttttttttttttttttgtgtttgcTATCAAGTAAGCGAGAAATGCCCAGAATAGCTATCCATTGCGATGTCCCCGCATAATATTAGTCAACTTCTTGTTAAATTGCGAAATATATTGTAGAAAAGTACAAGGTACAATACCAGTAATTTTGTGATCCGTTATTCTCGGAAACAGGAATTAGACATAGATATTGTTCAAGTGTGtctacaaaaaaaaaacaaaaatatacacACTGTCCATTTGGAATAAAAACGATTCAGTCACGAAAGAAGCAAGCTTCACTTAACAAGTGCCTCTatagttcttcttcacatgtttttgtttctcaatttcaatttcacTGAGGTCTTGAATCACTGCGTCCATATCTGCGTTAGATAGAGTGCTTAGTATTTTGAACACAGCGTGATTGTTATTTGTAGAATGTATGTTCAAATACTCGTACGACTTTATCAATTTTTCGATAATTGCAAAGATATCTTGAACCAACAGTAAGCACATATCAAGTTTCATCTCAATTCTGAACACGACTCTCAAAACCTCCTTTTTGTCGCTTCCATCAGTGGACTGAGGCAAAGGGTAATTAGGAATGATCCAACCTTTTTGTCTCAACAAAGTTGAGATGATCGACTGAGGAATTTCAGGATGCTCTGCTTTGAACTTTTCGGATAGTTTGAATGCGCACAATGGAATACCTGGCTTAAATTGATGAGGGCTCTCCCAATAATCGTCGATACTATTGGCGATGGTAGAACTGTTCATTTTTTCGTGTAAACAACTGACGACTTCAAAAATGTCCTTTAAGTCAGGATCCCTTAGTAGTTTCCAAGCAAAGGAACGAGCAACGAAAATTGATTGGTTGAACTTCTCATAGTAACCTTGCTTACCTAATGTTAGGAAATTGTAGTATTGGTGAATCACCTGGAAACCTGGTCTagagaagttcaagttAAAGGTCTCTTCGATTCCTCCAAGGTATTTTAACTTGAATCTTAACTCTGGTAGCAAATATTCATCATTCTTCCAAACGATCCACCCTAAGCCAGGGGTAGTTAATCCAAATTTATGACCGGAAGTGTTAATGGAAACAACTCTTGGATGGTTGAAACCCCAACGGCCAAGACCATATTTGGCCATTTGAGATTCTGTAAAAGCGAAAGGAACAATGAAACCACCAGAAGCACCATCAACATGAATTGGAATATTTTTATTGCTCCACTCGGGATTTTGTGCTTCTATTTGATCTAACACTTTCCCTACTTCCTCCACATTCTCTAAATGCCCTGTGTATGTAGTTCCTAGAATGACGAATATACCAATTGTATTCTCATTAACGTAGTCCCATAATTTGTTAGGGTTTAGATGATAGCCATACTCGGTGTCAACAGGTACCAATCTACACTCAACATCAAAATAACGGGCAAACTTTTCCAAAGCGACTTGACATGCACTCGACATAACGATGTTTGGTTTAGTAATGGGTTTCTGTGCAGctttcatctttttctcCCATTGCCTCTTCATTGCTAAACCACCTAGCATGATTGCTTCGCTAGATCCTGTTGTAGCACAGCCTAATGGCTTATCCCTAGTTGTGTCTGCCTGCCACAACCTTGCCAACATGGCAATGCATCTTTCATTCATATGGATCAACTGGGGATACTCATCATTATCCGCGAGGTTCTTATTCAAGTTTTCATCGATAAGTCTTTGGGCAAAGTCATCTGTAAAGGTATTGACGAAACTTGCCAAATTTAGGACAGGATTACCGTCTAGTCTTAGCTCATTTTTGATTAAATTGTACACATTCTCATCATGTAACCCTTTATTAGGGACAGAATATTTATCCACCCTGGTATCCTTAACACTCTGTACCCTTGAACCATCAGGCAACAGTCCGAACCCATCTGGGTCACCCTTCATAGGCCCATGGCTATGATGGAAAAATCTCTTTGATTCTTCAACGTCTAGTTCCTTGTGCAACATATTGTATATTAATTGTCACCAGTAATGGATTATTCACACTGTGTAAGGCAGTATGCTTCCTTAATATTCGAATTATATTTAAACCAACTACAAACAGTAAATTATCTATATAAAATTCCGGATGAACTTTGGGGTTTTAGGACTTTTTATACTAAAGTCGGAAGATTTTGCACTTCCCTTTATTCTGCCATGTGTTACTATTTCCAGGGATAGTCTGACGTAAAGATCTCATTGCTCGGGAGTAAAAACTTCCTGAAAAAAAGTTAGTAGAAGCGCCCGGTTGAAGCGAAAATGGCATGGTTAAGCATTTAATTGCTGCAGCTTTTAAGAAAGGCTGAGCCGTCTGCAAAAATATTACGTATCAATAATGTCTATGTATAATGTATAACTCTGGGCTTAACGAACTTCCAACCCATTGAACGTGGTTTTTAGAACGTGATATACTTACTGGTGATTATTTTGTTAATCCCGGAAGTGTTTGTACTACTAGCAATTTGTTATGTAACAAAAGCAATTGAACAATTGGTTGAAAGCCGTACAAATAGTCTAAATAAGAAATGCAATATAGCCAGTGTAGAGATGGGCTTTATAACGTAAATACATTAAGTACTCTCATAAGCATATACAaattgtgtgtgtgtttgtatatgtatgtTGGGTTATGTGCGCtatgaaaagaaatgaaggAATGTCATATCTTTGTGTATCTAATGTAGATCAATTGATAATCATCCAAATCGTGGACGATCTTATCCTCCTTTCTATAATTAGCGACCTTAGAGCAAGGGAAATCGATATCAACACATTCAACGGCGTTAGctttgatgaaaatggtCATACAAAAGTCCAATGGTTGGAAGATACCAAGAACTTTGTTGACGACATCGAATTTTGTTGAAGTCGACTTAATGTTGTGCAATATGACGTTACTTTCGAACGAAGCGTAGGACCAGTCTTGTTCTGGGGTCACATGGATAGTGTAGTAGTAAGATTGGTCAACGACAGCGTTACACGAGTAACCACAAGGTTGGAAACCAAAGGAGTCAATGTTGAAATTGATCTTGCTAGTATCAAACTTATAGATTTGATCAATGCTAGCAGCTTTGGTCATCTTGTTACCAATAACGTGACCGTCTATTTCGCGAGGTTCCTTGGTAACGAATTGTTGGGATTGGTTGTTGTCCAACCCTGTCATTAGCATTTCAAGAGTGAAATCCTCCTCACAATCATCATTAGCCTCGGTACACAAGTCCTTATTGGTCTTGGTAACATACAAGTTCCAATGGTCGTTTTGTTCAACTCTACCAATGACGTACGATTTACCACTCACAAAGAATTTGTCCAAGTAGTTGCACTCTTCAGACCAGCTTCTATGGATAGATCTTTGACTTTGAGGGAACATGAAAGCTCTACGCGAATAGAATACCTTGTACGGATGGTTGAGAACACCGTCCTCGCATTGGAAATTCCATTGCAGTTCGTCTCTAATCAATTCGAACAACTTTGGAAGGCAGAGAAGAGTGGTTGTTGTACCACAAGTTTTCAGCATCAACTTGTGGTCAAACACAAACATGGAAGACTCACTAAGTAAGAAGCAGTCCATTTCGTCGGTCGAAATTGTAGACAAAATCTCGCACTTAACAAGCTTCAACAACTCTTCCCACTTATCATATCCGATGCTTCTCAAGGATTTTTCGGCATGAGGAACCTTGGTTTTCTTTGGATAAAACCAAATCTCCAAGAGTTTCTCTGGGCCTTCGAACTCGATAGGTTCTTCCaccattttttatttttattttatataaCTAGAATCTGTTGAAAATTCTTGAGTTCTGCTGATCCTGTCTTTCCTCTATGATTCTTTCCAATCAGAGATAAAACGCAAATAGATAGTTTAAGTTTTCTTCTACACTCGACGAGCGAAAAAACAGATACTGAAAGACAGGGACCGTTTCAGATACGTTATGGCACACTTcccaaaagaagatttcCTAACGAAAAACCAAATacctttcaaagaagaaggcatttcttcaaattaaCTTACATTTCTTGTGAAAGTTGTAAAATACTGTTGGTAAAATTGCTTCTCCAGCTCATCGCTGTGAtgaattttgaaaattcaagaaaccTGAAAACGAAGCTTAGTGAAgcacaaagaaaaaaaaatggagaaaagaatgttCACGTGAGCTGGAATAGGACCTGGAAGGCCTGCtggacaaaaaaaagaatgtgTAGCGGTTGCCTCGGTGACCTCCTGGTGTTTACCGGCCTAGGAATGTCCTAAGTAATGCTACGGGCAATTTGATGCAAGattaaacaaaaccaagaagatcaaaatACATATGAGTTGTATACATAAAAATTTCACCCGTATCTGAAACACAAGCTATTATCTAAGAACAATAGTTGAGTGATTAAAACGGGATTATTTAATCTAAGATCTGTCCAACAGCTAACGTTGGCACATAGTTCTCCAAAACCTCTTACTGTctcagcagcagccaaaAACTTTCCCTTTCGTAAGACATAAATCCGCCTCATATAGTTAATAGAGAGAGCTGAAATTCCAAGCCGCACTTCCAACATTCGGAAAATATAAAGACGTATTGATAGCAGCCCGAAAGCACCACAATTTCTCCTCTAACGTCCCAGCAACGTTTCTCCTagtgaaaacaaagagaaacagCACATGGTATCCTTCGTAATCCCCAAGCGTCACTAGCTCGATACTATCGATTTTGACGTGCTGATCAAATAATTTACATCAGCACAGTATCGAGTGGTACTAGTTGGGCGCAGATGTTCGAAAAACTCGTACATCCACTGTACAACACTTATAACGGGTTTCGGAAATCAATTTCTGTGCCATATTGCAACTTACACTTGCCTGTTGTTAGAAATTTGTACGGCTGAAACGTCGACCCTATCCACATAACTACGTCACCAACAGAGATGTCCTAGCTACTTgaggaagagaaaaaagttTCTGCCCCCAGCATAACGAGCAGCTGAAATGAATCAGAGAACAGACAGTACTAACACTATCGAACGCTATATATGCTGATCTATGGTGTTTTAAAATAGATCAAACAAGATAAAAAGCTCTTTCTCCATTGTTAACATTTGTAGTTGGgaagaaggttgaaaagatttcttcagttttgttcttttaaacttgaaaatttcttcaataacaGCATAGGGAAAAGTGTGAGAGTTAGGGCAGTAGAATTAGAGAGAGAGTCAAGAGTTACATCTGTGTACATTTTAAGAGATTTTATGCAAATATTTAACGCTCCATAGGAGTACAATGATAGGCTTAGTTTACTAGCGAACACAGCTCTGACTACACCAATGATTCTTTACTCTGCTCaaaagtcacgtgattttcAAACTTTATTCAAGAATATGTTGTACACCACACACCCTCCTCAttgtaatatatacatagaTTGACAATACACTAGAAAAACCATATCTGCATATGAAAAGACTGGCTCAATTTAGGTATTGTATGCTATAGATTCGGAGacttatttctttctttggagGAGCAACCACTTCACCTTTTAAAACAATGAATACGGTATATGTGGGAAACCTGGATCCTAAAGTAAACCGAGCCTTGCTCTATGAACTCTTTGTACAAGTGGGTCCTATTTCGTATATTAAGTttccaaaggaaaagacaaatgatgatgattcatCAGAACACATGAACATGAAATATGCATTCATCAAGTTTGTTAATGACGATGTTGACTATGCATGCAAAATTTATGACAGTAAGGTGAGCCTATATGGGAAACCCCTCAAGGTACGAAGATcgaacaaacaaacagaagTATCCGATTTCGACGTTGGTGCGAAACTTTTTGTCAAGAACTTGGACGAATCTATCAGTCTGTCACAGTTGATAAACATATTTAATAAATTCGGCAAACTACTTAAGAAACCTGAGATATTCTATCTACAAAGTGGTACATTACGGTGCGCATATGTATGGTTCACTACTTTTAAAAATTCTGATGAAGCATTGCATCAGTTGAATGGAACAACTCTAGCAAATAGAGAGATATACGTGGATTACGCATACAAAGATGATAAACAGAGAACTGCAAAACATGGCGATGACGTTGAACGTTTATTGGACGCAGAAAGGTCGAAAAACTTTACCTTACTAAACCAAAAGGATCTATGATATATTTAAACTCCACACATTGCACTTTTCTCCAAGTACTCAGAGTAAAGTGACTTCCAATATTTGCACATTTCCTCACTGTATCCATCATGTTTGCATTGAATATCATCTGTACTAGAATAAAGCCATGGTTTACTCAATGGATAGTCACTGAAATGAATGAACTTTGCATCCTTGATAGAATCACTTTCAGCTCGATCATACCCTATAATCCCGTTTTTTAAAATTTCCTGCGACCGCTTGTCATTTATAGAACCTGTTAATAACCCATATTTTGTGTAAGGCAATACCAAAACGCTTGGCTCGAATAAGTGTTGCACCTTCctaaatattttgaactggtaatatatcaattctttgaaattgtAAAGCTCATCATTGATCAAATCCATATCATAAGATTCTTTTGCCTTCACATATTTCGGAAGAATGTTGTCTCTAATATTATTTGCCAAATCTGCATCAGGCTTTATTACCATAAAATGTGTAGCGAATTTAACTTTATTGTCTGACTTCTGAAATCCGTCTATGtcgatgatgaaattcaTTGACTTGGAGTAAAAATGCTGGGGTAAATTGGGGAGATGGTTATAGATTGGCAAAGAATTTTTCACCCTACtgatgattttcttttcaattggaTCTAGTTTATTATTCTTGTAAAGCTTTTTAATATCAGTGCGAGCCGTCGCTAAACCTTCTGGGTTAACAAACCAATAGGAAATAGGAGCAGCAAATTTAACATAAGATGGTAAAAAGAATAGTTCATCCATCTTGTCGTGGATCATGGCATCATTGTCCATATAGATAATCCTTTCGTAGTCCGTTAGGTTGAAAATAGCTAATTTTGTAAGACTTTTACTCCAAGGAGTATGATCATTCGGTTGTACTACTGGTTCAATTTCTTGTACTTTAACTCTATCGGAAACCCCTTTAATTTTTTGTAATAAGAGCCCTAGGCTCTCATTTTCGTTAGCCTTTTTCAATAAACTAGTGGTTATCAATGCAACTAAATCTGCTTCACTTCCAGCATCACGCAACTTGGTAAACTGAAGCAACGTATTACATAGGTAGTTTGAGTCCGTAACATAGTTGACGTATGCATATTTATCCCATTCGATTGGTTTTGTTTCGCTGcttctctttttgaatAGCTGATCAATGGCAGAAAAAGGTATCTGTTTGATATTCAAAGGATCATACATATTGTCGATCTTatctttgttcttgtcgAAGAATTTGAGATAATAATCTACCTTTTTATTGAGTTGAAACTTCATTATACCATCAACTGACAATGTTATACCTAAAAAGATTAGTATAACTAACAAGATTAAACGAATCTTTCGCTTAAGCATCATGATGGCGGTTGCTGATGGTTGCGATTTTTCTCACTTTACCTTTTTATGACCTTTTGTTATTTGTACTTAGAGAAATAGTCTGTTAATACATTTTGTTACTCTAATTCTACTTTTTCTAGTTATATTCATTTTCAAGTATcagatatatattatactatCATCGCTAAGCcttaataaaaaaaatgaataaaatatacAGTTCGTGCAGATAAACGAAAGAGAATTATCAATATACATGGATGGTTCACTAGTAAAGCCAGTTCTATTAATGTTTTATGTACAAACTGCTTATTTTCTTAGGTTAAATTCACCACGACAGAGAGGACAGGTATTATTACCTGAAGATTTGAACCATTTATATAAACATGCACCGTGGAATCTGTTGTTACAGGTAGGACAGATCTTGGTTGGAAGCTTCCCATCAATGGCGTGGATAATGAAGTAGCAAATAGCGCATTCCTCAAATCCACTAAATTGGAGTTTGACattttttgataataattcaaGAGAGTCAACAACACTTCCGTTCATATTGCTAATTATTCTCTGAGTGGATATTATCCACGATTTCCATTGTTGTTCTGTCACACCAACTCTGGATACACCATGTACTTGAACATTTTGTAGTGGATAATTTGATGGAAGTTTAAATGCAACTTCAAGTTTATGATCATCAATTAAATAGCATGCCTTgatttcattattatttttgtttaccttAATGCTCAAGTTGAGGTCGTTTTTATCAAACTTCTGTAATCCTaattttgttctttctaACTCATTTTCAATCAATTTGGATGAAATATACCTGGTAACAAAATTAGACACAGTGTCCTTAAAAGAACGACTTTTGATGTTATTCCACCATTGTCCAACAAGTGACCCAAAAATGGTAAAGAATTTGTACAAAAGGAATTCCATCATGATGTTGCATTCATCCACAGGCTCAAGTTTGCCGCGATCCACACTATTAGGATATGCCAAGGCATCAGATATGTCAATAGTGTCCCAGTATTTTGTGTAAGAGAGTGTCATTTGATCAGTGagaaaatcaagaagaccGTTAATCAaatcttgttctttcaaCTGCTGAATGTATTTTTGACGAATATCGTAAGATACATCATCAAAATAGAAAATTAAGACCTGACAATAATTCAAATATCTCATGAATGAATTCAAATCCTGATATTCTAGGTAATCATGTGGCATCCGAGATTTCAAAGACTCGATTAGAAGTGGTGGTATTTCTACTGTGATGGCGTTCGGCGAAGTTCTATCCTCATCAATTAAATTAGCTGAAGATGCTTTGGATAGCTCGTATTCGACAACGAGCTCCTCCTGCTGTTCCTTAATTATTGATTTCAATTCATTAAGCAAAACATTCATTAAGATTAATGGTAATTTTGGATCGAAAAAGACGGAAATCAAATCATCGAAGATTTTtgtcttctctttggtAGGCAATGACTTGAGAATCTTAGAGAGCGGATTACAATAAGCATTCGAAACTCTAGAGTTTTCAATCATATTTTTAAAAGCTATATCGACAATTGTGCTTAGATCAAATATACTCCATATGGAGATAGTATTTTGAACGGAGTTAAGGAGAGAAAATACTTCATACCTCAATAGATCATAATATggtgtttcttcaatttctaAAAACCCAATAGAGTCTTGTAAGAGTTGTATTGtagattcttcaattctctCAGACAAATCTAATTTGTTAGCTAAATGTTGtagtttttcaaaaaacCCAAGTACAATTATTCTAATTTCATTATAACAATCATCATACCATTGTTCTGATTGCATCCACTTAGAAATAGATAATAATGCCATATTTAATCTTCGTTCCTCCACTTGATATGTTTCTACATCTTCTTGTGAGAATGTTAATAATTGtatcaaaaataatagtaatgTCTTAAATCTTTTAAGTTCATCTAGAGAAGGATTATCAACACCAACCAGTTCCGACAGTATATAATTTCTTAGCACCCCAAGCTTGTTGCTAGATTTATTGAATTTCACTGCCGCACATATAACAGCAAAAAGAGATAGCGTGGAACTGACGTCCAATATCTTGCTTGATAGAAGTTTTCTTGCCTTCTTTTCGATACTTTCGAACGCCTCTTCGAATTGAGAAGCAGACAAGTAGTCAATACTATTCAAACTAATCCTGTACGTTATTCTGCAGTTGTAAAAGCATATGACTTCATTGTCTTTGtcatcaaaaatatttcCGAGTTCATCAATATTGTGTTCGGAGAAAATACATTTCAAtaaatctttgaaatcaattttAAGATCTCTTGAATACAATGTATTTTTGTGGAAATAGGTAAATTGCTGGTCAAACAAGGAATTATAATCTATCATCACTTCGTAGCACCTTGTCAAAAATATGACATTACTGGTAGTAGATTCATCAGGATATAAAGTGAGTAAGCTATCCACGACTTGGGAGAGTTTAATAAGTCCAAAATATGAGTCTGCAGTAGGAGTACCTTTTTGACTAAGTGCTAATGGCAAAAGGCCAAATGGAGCGGATAGAGTAGTACTAGGATTTAATTCCTTGatataagaaaagaacactGAATCAAAATCTAAGTTTAAAAGTTTTTTTGTAACTAATGAGTCCTTAGAAAGTTGCTTAACGAattcttctattttttcattaccAGACAAATATTCTGTAAGTGTAGTGTCAGTTAACGATGTCACAAATCTATTAGCAATTTTTTCATCTGTATGGACGATATGTGGAATTTTAAAATCATTGTCTAGCATTAAGCTTTCATAGAAAAAGTCAGATTCAGTGAGTAAATTTCTATAGGCAATACTGCTTTCTGGTA of Kluyveromyces marxianus DMKU3-1042 DNA, complete genome, chromosome 3 contains these proteins:
- the RKR1 gene encoding ubiquitin-protein ligase RKR1, with translation MSFGSASYTDSLKGLGLGYNGLKVSLNYFDGLPVLQNIQNPELQIIFKSLLKRDNITKEKALNELLSLVKDDDKYSIFYDDIVVLSWCQMYAKLISSDSKIIRSQSHHFTSMLISRLKKSAAKFLKEMVPLMLSGIYDYDIAVSKSCNDYLLECFGSSEKVDSLWNLFSTETLNFIKEVILVESPTTISEEKYSSKQNVELRYNQLLLSSIRVLTKLISTVDISSEKMEILHNIVSEKHLWSNLSLQDTKETSIFQALLHLMVQLRSKQLFRKNKEALKISSKNLLNSLSQVKARSLISLSSILPDILITLLDMNKYKDGKFWSYEKSSKEHLKHFLSLGSGISNPIYYNLVYQLSLECSLLVFNEWVLIWQNFLKQEGERRILGRNGYKPLVEAWKYYIRFMDSISTLDDDCKMQQELEVTLLLNNKNLKEIPELIELLIKSHWDYAFLYEEILRLLPSGKEDRRKELLFISNACTILCETDISLIHQICSNIIDTLEANDQVDLTSYYGFNIFDQLIKASKTDIANDIELFVKLLPTLVTVEFHEIPMKIMIDYCNTNFLTSHTWVEYLDDFILALSQLDLPLRQVLSFLDKLDNTIIETLLNSSQALNDLINDYVSNYKFEDGLIFKSKLLTAPLLLSLYEASKKQNKNAMFNKFVTELPESSIAYRNLLTESDFFYESLMLDNDFKIPHIVHTDEKIANRFVTSLTDTTLTEYLSGNEKIEEFVKQLSKDSLVTKKLLNLDFDSVFFSYIKELNPSTTLSAPFGLLPLALSQKGTPTADSYFGLIKLSQVVDSLLTLYPDESTTSNVIFLTRCYEVMIDYNSLFDQQFTYFHKNTLYSRDLKIDFKDLLKCIFSEHNIDELGNIFDDKDNEVICFYNCRITYRISLNSIDYLSASQFEEAFESIEKKARKLLSSKILDVSSTLSLFAVICAAVKFNKSSNKLGVLRNYILSELVGVDNPSLDELKRFKTLLLFLIQLLTFSQEDVETYQVEERRLNMALLSISKWMQSEQWYDDCYNEIRIIVLGFFEKLQHLANKLDLSERIEESTIQLLQDSIGFLEIEETPYYDLLRYEVFSLLNSVQNTISIWSIFDLSTIVDIAFKNMIENSRVSNAYCNPLSKILKSLPTKEKTKIFDDLISVFFDPKLPLILMNVLLNELKSIIKEQQEELVVEYELSKASSANLIDEDRTSPNAITVEIPPLLIESLKSRMPHDYLEYQDLNSFMRYLNYCQVLIFYFDDVSYDIRQKYIQQLKEQDLINGLLDFLTDQMTLSYTKYWDTIDISDALAYPNSVDRGKLEPVDECNIMMEFLLYKFFTIFGSLVGQWWNNIKSRSFKDTVSNFVTRYISSKLIENELERTKLGLQKFDKNDLNLSIKVNKNNNEIKACYLIDDHKLEVAFKLPSNYPLQNVQVHGVSRVGVTEQQWKSWIISTQRIISNMNGSVVDSLELLSKNVKLQFSGFEECAICYFIIHAIDGKLPTKICPTCNNRFHGACLYKWFKSSGNNTCPLCRGEFNLRK